From a region of the Balaenoptera musculus isolate JJ_BM4_2016_0621 chromosome 15, mBalMus1.pri.v3, whole genome shotgun sequence genome:
- the LOC118881948 gene encoding cystatin-C-like, giving the protein MAGSPRTPLLLLAALALALALAVSPAAGQGPRKKGMVGGLMEADVNEKGVQEALSFAISEYNKQSNDAYQSRAVRVVRAFKQVVSGMNYFLDVEVGRTTCTKSQANLDNCPFHDQPHLKKQKLCAFQVYVVPWMNIISLEKFSCQDE; this is encoded by the exons ATGGCCGGATCCCCGCGCACCCCGCTGCTTCTGCTGGCCGCCCTGGCCCTCGCCCTGGCCCTGGCCGTGAGCCCTGCGGCCGGGCAGGGCCCCAGAAAGAAAGGCATGGTGGGCGGCCTGATGGAGGCGGACGTCAACGAGAAGGGCGTACAGGAGGCGCTGTCCTTTGCCATCAGCGAGTACAACAAGCAAAGCAACGACGCCTACCAGAGCCGCGCGGTGCGCGTAGTGCGCGCCTTCAAGCAG GTTGTGTCCGGGATGAACTACTTCTTGGATGTGGAGGTTGGCCGAACCACGTGTACAAAGTCCCAGGCCAACTTGGACAACTGTCCCTTCCATGACCAGCCACACCTGAAAAAG CAAAAGCTGTGTGCCTTCCAGGTTTATGTCGTCCCCTGGATGAACATCATCTCCCTGGAGAAGTTCAGCTGCCAGGATGAATAG